A genome region from Fretibacterium sp. OH1220_COT-178 includes the following:
- a CDS encoding BMC domain-containing protein: MNNNMQALGMIETKGLVGSIEAADAMVKA; the protein is encoded by the coding sequence ATGAACAACAACATGCAGGCTTTGGGAATGATCGAGACGAAGGGGCTTGTGGGTTCGATCGAGGCGGCGGACGCGATGGTGAAGGC